The following proteins come from a genomic window of Fontisubflavum oceani:
- the iolG gene encoding inositol 2-dehydrogenase, with the protein MLRLGILGCGRIGQVHAQSIGQVPNAELVAVADAMPAAADALASTSGAEARAAEDILSAGDIDAVVIGTPTDTHFDLIQAAAANRKAIFCEKPIDMDVARIRACIDAVEAAGVAFMSGFNRRFDPNFAELQRRLREGEIGEVEIVTILSRDPSPPPISYIESSGGLFRDMMIHDFDMARFLLGEEPVRVQAVGAALVDPAIGAAGDVDTAAAILTTASGRICQISNSRRATYGYDQRIEVHGAKGLLKAENQLESTVELATEAGFRRAPTQHFFLERYAQAYVLELAEFVGAVLDGKAPTPSIHDGLRAQALADAADLALREARLVEVDLT; encoded by the coding sequence ATGTTGAGATTGGGAATTCTGGGTTGTGGCCGGATCGGCCAGGTACATGCCCAATCGATTGGCCAAGTGCCCAATGCGGAGTTGGTCGCCGTGGCGGATGCGATGCCCGCAGCAGCGGATGCGCTGGCGTCCACGAGTGGGGCGGAGGCCCGGGCGGCGGAGGATATTCTGAGCGCGGGCGATATCGATGCCGTGGTGATCGGCACGCCGACAGATACCCATTTCGACCTGATCCAGGCGGCCGCCGCCAATCGGAAAGCGATTTTCTGCGAGAAGCCGATCGATATGGATGTGGCCCGCATCCGCGCCTGCATAGACGCGGTCGAGGCGGCAGGGGTCGCCTTCATGTCGGGCTTCAACCGCCGGTTCGATCCGAATTTCGCCGAGTTGCAGCGGCGTTTGCGGGAGGGCGAGATTGGTGAGGTCGAGATTGTGACGATCCTGTCGCGCGACCCATCTCCGCCGCCGATTTCTTACATCGAAAGCTCGGGCGGGCTGTTCCGCGATATGATGATCCATGATTTCGACATGGCGCGGTTTTTGCTTGGTGAAGAGCCGGTGCGGGTACAGGCGGTCGGCGCGGCGTTGGTCGACCCGGCGATTGGGGCCGCGGGCGACGTGGATACCGCTGCGGCGATCCTAACCACGGCCTCGGGGCGGATTTGCCAGATTTCCAACTCGCGCCGGGCGACATATGGCTATGATCAGCGGATCGAAGTGCATGGTGCCAAGGGTCTGCTCAAAGCCGAAAACCAGTTGGAAAGCACAGTGGAACTGGCCACCGAGGCCGGGTTCCGTCGCGCGCCAACGCAGCATTTCTTCCTCGAACGATATGCGCAGGCATATGTGTTGGAACTGGCGGAGTTTGTCGGCGCTGTTCTGGATGGTAAGGCGCCGACGCCCAGCATTCACGATGGCCTCCGCGCCCAAGCCTTGGCCGATGCGGCGGATCTGGCGCTGCGCGAGGCGCGGCTGGTCGAGGTTGATCTGACCTAG
- a CDS encoding formimidoylglutamate deiminase, with the protein MRRIWAEQALLPEGWAENVAVEISADGRIATVMTGADPGGQRLTTLLPAPANLHSHAFQRAMAGMTERRGVQSGDSFWTWRQLMFRFLDQVTPDHVEAIAAFVQMEMLEAGYATNVEFHYLHHQPGGAAYANIAEMSERIAAAAGQSGIGLTLLPVQYQFGGCDGRPLGPGQVRFGTTPDTYTKLLDHAGRALHALPADTALGVAPHSLRAVAPGTLADIAGLTEGPVHMHLAEQIAEVAEVQAHLGTRPVEWLIGNVAVDPRWCLIHCTQMRPHETEALAKTGAVAGLCPITEASLGDGIFDGVRWQAAGGAFGIGSDSNIRISLSEELRSLEYSQRLRDQSRATLATPKRSTGRVLFDAVTQGGAQAAGRASGAIQPGLWADLMALDGTAVDLDGRRGDDTLDTYIFAGDDRMVTDVWAAGRHLVQSGRHIGHDRITAAYRAAMIDLRGRI; encoded by the coding sequence ATGAGACGAATCTGGGCGGAACAGGCGCTTTTGCCCGAGGGTTGGGCCGAAAACGTGGCTGTTGAGATTAGCGCAGACGGGCGGATCGCTACTGTGATGACAGGTGCCGATCCGGGCGGCCAGCGTCTAACAACCTTGCTACCCGCGCCGGCAAATCTTCATTCTCATGCGTTTCAACGGGCGATGGCGGGGATGACGGAACGGCGCGGTGTCCAGTCCGGCGACAGTTTCTGGACCTGGCGGCAGTTGATGTTCCGCTTTCTGGACCAGGTGACCCCGGATCATGTGGAGGCGATTGCGGCGTTTGTGCAGATGGAGATGCTGGAGGCGGGATATGCCACCAATGTGGAGTTCCACTATCTCCATCATCAACCCGGCGGGGCCGCTTATGCCAATATCGCCGAGATGTCCGAACGGATCGCCGCGGCGGCGGGGCAAAGCGGGATCGGGCTGACCCTTCTGCCGGTGCAGTATCAATTTGGCGGTTGCGATGGGCGGCCGCTTGGCCCGGGGCAGGTTCGGTTTGGCACCACGCCGGACACTTACACAAAGCTGCTGGATCATGCGGGGCGGGCATTACACGCATTGCCTGCGGACACCGCGCTTGGTGTTGCGCCGCATTCCTTGCGCGCGGTGGCGCCGGGCACTCTTGCCGATATCGCCGGGCTGACAGAGGGGCCAGTTCATATGCATCTGGCCGAGCAAATAGCGGAGGTGGCGGAAGTTCAGGCCCATCTGGGTACTCGACCGGTCGAATGGCTGATTGGCAATGTTGCGGTCGACCCGCGCTGGTGTTTGATCCATTGCACGCAAATGCGGCCCCATGAGACCGAGGCCTTGGCCAAAACCGGGGCGGTGGCAGGCCTTTGCCCAATCACGGAAGCCTCACTCGGCGATGGCATTTTTGACGGCGTGCGCTGGCAGGCGGCAGGCGGGGCGTTCGGTATCGGATCGGACAGCAATATCCGCATCTCGCTTTCCGAAGAACTGCGGAGCTTGGAGTATTCGCAGCGCCTGCGCGACCAGAGCCGGGCCACGCTTGCGACGCCTAAGCGCTCCACGGGACGGGTCCTATTCGATGCGGTGACTCAAGGCGGGGCTCAAGCTGCGGGGCGGGCGAGCGGGGCCATTCAGCCCGGGCTTTGGGCCGATCTGATGGCTTTGGATGGCACGGCGGTGGACCTCGACGGCAGGCGAGGCGACGATACGCTCGACACGTACATCTTCGCAGGGGACGATCGGATGGTCACGGATGTCTGGGCTGCCGGGCGTCATTTGGTGCAAAGTGGACGGCATATTGGACATGACCGAATTACAGCCGCATATCGCGCCGCGATGATTGATCTGAGAGGACGGATATGA
- the hutH gene encoding histidine ammonia-lyase, whose translation MRVTLTPGATSLAQLERLWRDGAAVEIDRNARPAVEAAAAIVAEAAAGDAPIYGVNTGFGKLASVKVAPDQTTTLQRNLVLSHCCGVGDVLDTGTTRLMMILKLLSLGRGASGVHWQIIEMIEAMLTADLTPVIPAQGSVGASGDLAPLAHLAATMIGEGDALYRGDRMASGAALRRAGLQPVILGPKEGLALINGTQFSTACALAGLWRAERCLQGALIASALSTDAIMGSTAPLQPALHALRGQPGQIAVARAIRDLMTGSEIRESHRDGDTRVQDPYCIRCQPQVTGAAADLLAQAGRTLEIEANAVTDNPLVLVEEGLIVSGGNFHAEPVAFAADQIAIALSEIGAIAQRRVALMVDPTLSYDLPPFLTPEPGLNSGLMIAEVTTAALMSENKHLATPCSTDSTPTSANQEDHVSMAAHAARRLLRMADNLDVILGVELICAAQGVEFRAPLKTSPSLQAAIAVIRAAVPSLAEDRYLAPDITAAAALIRDGALIEPTGLTVP comes from the coding sequence ATGCGTGTGACTTTGACACCAGGTGCGACCTCCTTGGCTCAGTTGGAACGCCTTTGGCGAGACGGTGCCGCAGTCGAGATTGACCGGAACGCCCGACCTGCGGTCGAGGCCGCCGCCGCCATTGTCGCAGAAGCCGCTGCGGGCGATGCACCGATCTATGGTGTGAATACCGGCTTCGGAAAGCTGGCCAGCGTGAAGGTCGCGCCAGATCAAACCACAACGCTGCAACGCAATCTGGTCCTGTCCCATTGCTGCGGCGTCGGCGACGTGTTGGACACGGGCACCACCCGTCTGATGATGATCTTGAAACTGCTCAGCCTCGGGCGCGGTGCGTCTGGCGTCCACTGGCAGATCATCGAGATGATCGAGGCGATGTTGACCGCCGATCTGACGCCTGTGATCCCCGCGCAGGGCTCTGTTGGGGCCTCGGGCGATCTTGCCCCGCTGGCGCATCTGGCCGCCACGATGATCGGTGAGGGCGACGCGCTTTATCGGGGCGACCGCATGGCAAGCGGTGCGGCGCTCCGCCGTGCGGGGCTTCAACCTGTCATCCTGGGCCCCAAGGAAGGGCTGGCCCTGATCAATGGCACGCAGTTCTCGACCGCCTGCGCGCTGGCCGGGCTTTGGCGGGCGGAAAGGTGCTTGCAAGGTGCGCTTATCGCCTCCGCCCTCTCCACCGACGCGATCATGGGCTCGACCGCCCCTTTACAGCCCGCGCTTCACGCGCTGCGCGGTCAACCGGGGCAGATTGCCGTCGCCCGCGCGATACGCGACCTGATGACCGGTTCGGAGATCCGAGAAAGCCATCGCGATGGCGACACACGGGTCCAAGACCCTTACTGCATCCGCTGCCAGCCACAGGTGACGGGTGCCGCCGCCGACCTCTTGGCCCAAGCTGGCCGGACATTGGAAATCGAAGCCAATGCGGTGACCGACAACCCTTTGGTGCTGGTCGAGGAGGGGTTGATTGTCTCGGGCGGCAACTTCCACGCCGAACCGGTGGCCTTCGCCGCTGACCAGATTGCTATCGCGCTCTCGGAAATCGGGGCCATCGCCCAGCGCCGGGTGGCACTGATGGTCGACCCGACGCTCAGCTATGATCTGCCGCCCTTCCTCACGCCTGAGCCAGGGTTGAATTCCGGCCTGATGATCGCTGAGGTCACCACGGCCGCTTTGATGAGTGAAAACAAGCATCTGGCGACCCCATGTTCCACTGACTCCACACCGACCTCCGCCAATCAGGAGGATCATGTCAGCATGGCCGCCCATGCCGCGCGGCGGCTGCTTCGGATGGCGGATAATCTGGACGTGATCCTGGGCGTGGAGCTGATCTGCGCCGCACAAGGGGTAGAGTTCCGCGCGCCGCTCAAGACCAGCCCAAGCTTGCAAGCCGCCATTGCCGTGATCCGCGCGGCGGTTCCAAGCTTGGCCGAGGACCGCTACCTCGCGCCGGACATTACTGCGGCGGCGGCACTGATCCGGGATGGGGCGTTGATCGAGCCAACCGGGCTGACCGTCCCATGA
- a CDS encoding phytanoyl-CoA dioxygenase family protein, with amino-acid sequence MLSVTAETADPATIVAELLHGGGAVRIAGLFSDAQIAEARAIIMAESAVDAQKVTHFQGAAEESGQLNLQRRVWNLLAKGEVFSQMAAHPVLMVVLRQFLGSEFIMGSIAANRILPGGPGQEPHVDYPYWDFHTPETHPIGLNASFPMNAQVSILLDPFTEESGATAYLPGSQRALRYPAEADGFFDRCERMLGDPGDVVIFYGAVWHCAMPNTADHDRNAVLTQYLPKWVKPMEDMPAALPAEFVAAASPDLRQLLGLNYPYPEVLDAAMAGNTEGRV; translated from the coding sequence ATGTTGAGTGTCACCGCAGAGACCGCTGATCCGGCCACGATTGTGGCGGAGTTGCTCCATGGCGGCGGCGCGGTGCGGATCGCCGGGCTGTTCTCCGACGCGCAGATTGCCGAAGCGCGCGCGATCATTATGGCGGAATCCGCAGTCGACGCGCAGAAAGTCACGCATTTCCAAGGGGCTGCGGAGGAAAGCGGCCAATTGAACTTGCAGCGGCGCGTCTGGAACCTGCTGGCCAAGGGCGAGGTGTTTTCGCAGATGGCGGCGCATCCGGTGCTGATGGTCGTTTTGCGTCAGTTTCTGGGCAGCGAATTCATCATGGGCTCCATCGCCGCAAACCGGATCTTGCCGGGCGGGCCGGGGCAGGAGCCGCATGTGGATTACCCGTATTGGGATTTTCATACGCCGGAGACGCATCCCATTGGCCTGAATGCCAGCTTTCCGATGAACGCGCAGGTGTCGATCCTCCTCGACCCGTTCACAGAGGAAAGCGGTGCGACCGCCTATCTGCCGGGCAGTCAGCGCGCGCTGCGCTATCCGGCCGAGGCGGACGGGTTCTTTGATCGCTGCGAGCGGATGCTGGGCGACCCGGGCGATGTGGTGATTTTCTATGGAGCGGTCTGGCATTGCGCGATGCCAAACACCGCCGATCATGATCGCAACGCGGTTCTGACCCAATACCTGCCCAAATGGGTGAAGCCGATGGAGGATATGCCCGCGGCCCTACCCGCAGAGTTTGTGGCGGCGGCCAGCCCAGATCTGCGGCAGCTTCTTGGGCTGAATTACCCCTATCCCGAAGTGCTGGACGCGGCCATGGCGGGTAATACCGAGGGGCGGGTGTGA
- the hutI gene encoding imidazolonepropionase, with protein sequence MILTDCTLATMTPGTPYGLIPDGSVVISEGVITWAGPQQDMPPQSGEHRSLGGKLVTPALIDCHTHIIHGGHRAGEFELRLNGASYEDIAKAGGGIMSTVHATRTASEAALLEAALPRVDALIAEGVTTLEVKSGYGLDRDTELRMLRVARALEASRPLRVVTSFLGAHAVPEAYAGRADAYLEEVCLPTLRAAAAEGLVDAVDGFCEGIAFTPDQIARVFDEAQALDLPVKLHAEQLSHLGGAALAAQYGALSADHVEYATPEDAAAMAKAGTAAVLLPGAFYTLRETQTPPIAAFREHGVAMALATDNNPGSSPLTSLLLAMNMGCTLFRLTPAEALAGVTRHAAQALGLTDCGQIAPGLRADLAIWDVEHPAELSYRIGFNPLSERIFGGATCV encoded by the coding sequence ATGATCCTGACCGATTGCACCTTGGCCACGATGACCCCCGGCACACCTTATGGGCTCATTCCGGATGGGTCGGTGGTGATCTCGGAGGGCGTGATCACCTGGGCCGGGCCGCAGCAAGATATGCCCCCTCAATCGGGTGAACACCGGAGCCTTGGCGGCAAGTTGGTCACGCCCGCCTTGATCGATTGCCACACCCATATCATCCATGGCGGCCATCGCGCGGGAGAGTTCGAGCTGCGTTTGAATGGCGCGAGCTATGAAGACATCGCGAAGGCGGGCGGCGGCATCATGTCCACGGTCCACGCCACCCGCACGGCATCCGAGGCGGCGCTTTTGGAGGCCGCCCTGCCCCGCGTGGATGCATTGATCGCCGAGGGCGTCACAACGCTGGAGGTCAAATCCGGCTATGGGTTGGACCGTGACACCGAGTTGCGCATGTTGCGCGTCGCCCGCGCCCTTGAGGCCTCCCGACCGCTGCGTGTGGTCACCAGCTTTCTCGGCGCTCATGCGGTGCCGGAGGCGTATGCCGGGCGCGCTGATGCCTATCTTGAGGAGGTCTGCCTTCCCACGCTTCGCGCCGCCGCTGCCGAAGGCTTGGTCGATGCGGTGGATGGGTTTTGCGAGGGGATTGCCTTCACGCCAGACCAAATCGCCCGGGTCTTTGACGAAGCCCAGGCGCTTGACCTGCCGGTAAAGCTTCATGCCGAGCAGTTGTCCCATCTCGGTGGCGCGGCGCTTGCGGCCCAATATGGCGCGCTCTCGGCCGATCACGTCGAATATGCAACGCCGGAAGATGCAGCCGCGATGGCGAAAGCCGGGACAGCGGCTGTATTGCTACCCGGCGCGTTTTACACATTGCGCGAGACTCAAACCCCGCCAATTGCTGCTTTCCGCGAACACGGCGTCGCGATGGCCTTGGCAACCGACAATAACCCGGGCTCGTCACCTCTAACCTCCCTTTTGCTAGCCATGAACATGGGCTGCACCCTGTTCCGGCTGACACCGGCGGAGGCTTTGGCGGGCGTCACACGCCACGCCGCGCAGGCCTTGGGCTTGACCGATTGCGGGCAAATCGCACCCGGGCTGCGCGCCGATCTGGCGATTTGGGATGTCGAGCACCCCGCCGAACTGTCTTACCGCATCGGGTTCAACCCGCTCTCGGAGCGGATATTCGGAGGGGCGACATGCGTGTGA
- a CDS encoding TIM barrel protein codes for MTIRIGNAPCSWGVEFADDPRNPTWQSVLKDCAAAGYKGIELGPVGFMPEDPAILAEALAEHDLELIGGVVFRAFHDPDAWEDVMDGAVRTCKALTAHGAEHLVLIDSISPRRAPTAGRADEAEQMDAAEWAAYRDRIATIAKMGAEDYGLTVGIHAHAAGFMDFEPELERLLDEVDESILKICFDTGHHSYAGFDPVAFMKRHMDRISYMHFKDIDPVVKADVIAKRTGFYDACGQGIFCNLGQGNVDFPAVRQVLLDAGFEGWCTVEQDCDPLLDPDPIGDARANREYLSSIGF; via the coding sequence ATGACGATACGCATTGGCAATGCGCCCTGTTCCTGGGGTGTGGAATTCGCGGATGACCCGCGCAACCCTACCTGGCAATCGGTTCTGAAAGACTGCGCCGCCGCGGGCTATAAAGGCATCGAACTGGGCCCGGTGGGTTTCATGCCCGAGGACCCCGCGATTTTGGCCGAGGCGCTGGCCGAACATGACCTGGAGTTGATTGGCGGCGTGGTATTCCGGGCCTTCCATGATCCCGACGCTTGGGAAGATGTGATGGATGGCGCGGTGCGCACCTGCAAAGCGCTGACTGCGCATGGCGCGGAACACTTGGTGCTAATCGACTCGATCTCGCCACGCCGCGCGCCCACAGCCGGTCGGGCCGATGAGGCCGAGCAGATGGACGCCGCCGAATGGGCCGCTTATCGCGACCGGATCGCCACGATCGCGAAAATGGGGGCCGAAGACTATGGTTTGACAGTTGGCATCCATGCTCATGCGGCAGGCTTCATGGATTTCGAGCCGGAGCTGGAGCGCCTCCTGGATGAAGTGGATGAGAGCATTCTGAAAATCTGCTTCGACACCGGGCATCATTCTTATGCCGGCTTTGATCCCGTGGCCTTTATGAAACGCCACATGGATCGGATTTCATATATGCATTTCAAAGATATAGATCCGGTTGTGAAAGCCGACGTTATCGCCAAGCGCACTGGGTTTTACGACGCCTGCGGCCAAGGCATTTTCTGCAATCTGGGCCAGGGTAATGTGGATTTCCCCGCCGTCCGGCAGGTTCTGCTCGACGCCGGGTTTGAGGGCTGGTGCACAGTGGAACAGGATTGCGACCCGCTGCTTGACCCCGATCCGATTGGCGATGCGCGCGCCAATCGGGAATACCTCTCTTCCATCGGCTTTTGA
- a CDS encoding Gfo/Idh/MocA family protein, whose product MAHDGKGIGIVGGGYMGKAHAVAMASVGAVFNTTLRPRLEMVCATSPESAERYRQAYGFARATDDWPVLVNDPAVEAIVIAAPQSMHRQIAEAAFALGKPVLCEKPLGASLDDSRAMVAAAEAAGVTNMVGFNYVRTPATQFARQLIAEGALGDLTWFRGEHTEDFLADPDLPANWRTSGMANGTMGDLAPHMINAALALIGPIAEVMGEVETVHKTRRGAGGPAEVTNDDHAQLMCRFESGVMGHMYFSRIATGRKMGYTYEITGTKGAIRFDQEDQNALWLYRAEGPEATRGFTKILTGPAHPDYLPFCQGPGHGTGYQDQIIIEAKDFLTAIETGQPVWPTFRDGMEVNRIVTAAIASSEARRWLPLSSV is encoded by the coding sequence ATGGCCCATGACGGAAAGGGGATCGGAATTGTCGGCGGCGGCTATATGGGCAAAGCCCATGCTGTGGCGATGGCCTCTGTCGGGGCGGTCTTCAACACCACCCTTCGGCCCCGGCTAGAGATGGTCTGCGCGACCTCGCCGGAAAGCGCCGAAAGATACCGACAGGCCTATGGTTTTGCCCGGGCCACCGATGATTGGCCGGTCTTGGTCAACGATCCGGCGGTTGAGGCCATCGTGATCGCCGCGCCGCAATCCATGCATCGGCAGATCGCCGAAGCCGCATTTGCTCTGGGCAAACCGGTGCTTTGCGAAAAACCTCTGGGGGCCTCCCTTGATGACAGCCGCGCCATGGTGGCCGCTGCCGAAGCTGCGGGTGTCACCAATATGGTGGGCTTCAACTATGTCCGCACCCCCGCCACGCAATTCGCCCGGCAACTGATCGCCGAGGGCGCGCTTGGCGATCTGACCTGGTTCCGCGGCGAGCATACCGAAGATTTCCTGGCCGACCCCGATCTGCCAGCCAATTGGCGCACTTCTGGTATGGCGAACGGCACGATGGGCGATCTGGCCCCGCATATGATCAACGCCGCGCTGGCCCTGATCGGCCCGATTGCAGAGGTCATGGGCGAGGTCGAGACGGTGCATAAGACGCGGCGCGGCGCGGGCGGCCCTGCAGAAGTGACCAATGATGACCATGCGCAGCTCATGTGCCGGTTTGAAAGCGGCGTCATGGGGCACATGTATTTCAGCCGCATCGCGACGGGGCGAAAGATGGGCTATACCTATGAAATCACGGGCACAAAAGGCGCGATCCGCTTCGATCAAGAGGACCAGAATGCGCTCTGGCTCTATCGCGCCGAAGGCCCTGAGGCCACACGCGGCTTCACCAAGATCCTGACTGGCCCGGCCCATCCCGACTATCTGCCGTTCTGCCAGGGTCCGGGCCATGGCACCGGCTATCAAGACCAGATCATCATCGAGGCGAAGGATTTCTTGACCGCCATTGAGACCGGCCAACCGGTCTGGCCAACATTCCGCGACGGGATGGAGGTTAACCGCATCGTGACCGCCGCCATTGCCTCGTCCGAGGCGAGACGCTGGCTCCCTCTCTCCTCTGTCTGA
- the iolD gene encoding 3D-(3,5/4)-trihydroxycyclohexane-1,2-dione acylhydrolase (decyclizing), whose amino-acid sequence MSASPKTVRLTMAQAIVRYLSAQFIEIDGVKTRVCGGGFGIFGHGNVPCLGEALYGVQDILPLYRGQNEQSMGFAAAAYAKYHLRRRFMFCTASAGPGTANLLTAAALAHANRLPMLMLCGDTFITRLPDPVLQQLEHFGNPTLGVNDAFKAVSRYWDRISHPAQIIQSLPAALATMLDPADCGPAFLGLPQDVQGWAYDYPEDFFAERTHRIRRVAPDAGEVAEAAAVLKAAKRPMIIAGGGVQYSGAVAELTAFAETHQIPVVESIAGRANMLATHDLNIGPIGVTGSDSANTIAEQADVILSVGCRMQDFTTGSWTAFAHDAKLVSLNVGRHDAGKHMSLPMVGDAKLGLLTLGAAMHGYTAPENWTASARAERAKWDAYVAENVTPGNRPNSYAQAIGVVNDLCDPRDRIVAAAGGLPAEVTANWRTLDIGTVDVEFGFSCMGYEIAGGWGARIAQSEAEPEQDTIVFTGDGSYLLMNSDIYSSVLTGKKLIILVLDNGGFAVINKLQNNTGNESFNNLIADCPTVPEPFAVDFEAHAAAMGAHAETVANPVELAEAFKRAKAAEKTAVIVMKVDAYDGWTTEGHAWWEVGTPEVSDSAKVRAAHEDWESTRPKQRKGI is encoded by the coding sequence ATGAGCGCCAGCCCCAAAACGGTTCGTTTGACTATGGCTCAGGCTATTGTGCGGTATTTGTCGGCACAATTCATCGAGATTGATGGGGTGAAGACCCGGGTCTGTGGCGGTGGCTTCGGCATTTTCGGCCATGGCAACGTGCCATGTCTGGGGGAGGCGCTCTATGGGGTGCAGGATATTCTACCGCTTTACCGGGGGCAGAATGAGCAGAGCATGGGGTTCGCGGCGGCGGCCTATGCGAAGTATCACCTGCGGCGGCGGTTCATGTTTTGCACCGCAAGCGCCGGGCCGGGCACGGCAAACTTGTTGACCGCGGCGGCGCTGGCCCATGCCAACCGTTTGCCGATGCTGATGCTCTGCGGCGATACGTTTATCACCCGCTTGCCGGACCCGGTGCTGCAGCAGTTGGAGCATTTCGGCAACCCGACGCTTGGGGTGAATGATGCGTTCAAAGCGGTCAGCCGGTATTGGGATCGGATCAGCCATCCGGCGCAGATCATCCAGTCGTTGCCGGCGGCTCTTGCCACAATGCTGGATCCCGCCGATTGCGGCCCGGCCTTCCTTGGGCTGCCGCAGGATGTGCAAGGCTGGGCCTATGACTACCCAGAAGATTTCTTTGCCGAAAGAACACACCGTATTCGCCGCGTCGCGCCTGACGCCGGTGAGGTGGCGGAGGCAGCGGCGGTCTTGAAGGCCGCCAAACGTCCGATGATCATCGCAGGCGGCGGGGTGCAGTATTCCGGCGCGGTGGCGGAACTGACCGCGTTTGCCGAGACGCATCAGATCCCGGTGGTTGAAAGCATCGCGGGGCGGGCGAATATGCTGGCCACCCATGATCTGAACATCGGCCCGATTGGCGTGACGGGCTCCGACAGCGCCAATACGATTGCCGAGCAGGCGGATGTGATCCTTTCGGTCGGATGCCGGATGCAGGACTTCACGACAGGATCCTGGACCGCCTTTGCCCATGACGCGAAACTGGTGTCGCTGAATGTCGGGCGGCATGATGCGGGCAAGCATATGTCGCTGCCGATGGTCGGGGACGCAAAGCTCGGGCTTTTGACGCTTGGCGCAGCGATGCACGGCTACACCGCGCCCGAAAACTGGACCGCCAGCGCCCGCGCAGAGCGCGCGAAATGGGATGCCTATGTGGCGGAGAATGTCACACCTGGAAACCGGCCCAACTCTTATGCACAAGCGATAGGCGTAGTGAACGATCTCTGCGATCCACGCGACCGTATTGTGGCGGCGGCAGGTGGGTTGCCTGCCGAGGTGACCGCCAATTGGCGCACCCTGGATATCGGGACGGTCGATGTGGAATTCGGTTTCTCCTGCATGGGGTATGAGATCGCGGGCGGGTGGGGCGCGCGGATTGCCCAATCGGAGGCGGAGCCTGAGCAAGACACCATCGTTTTCACCGGTGACGGCTCTTATCTCCTAATGAACTCCGACATCTATTCTTCGGTTCTGACAGGGAAAAAACTGATCATCCTCGTCCTCGACAACGGCGGCTTCGCGGTGATCAACAAGCTGCAGAACAACACCGGGAACGAGAGTTTCAACAACCTGATTGCCGATTGCCCAACGGTGCCCGAGCCATTCGCGGTGGATTTCGAAGCCCATGCGGCAGCGATGGGCGCCCATGCCGAAACGGTCGCCAACCCGGTCGAGCTGGCGGAGGCCTTCAAACGCGCCAAAGCGGCGGAGAAGACCGCCGTCATCGTGATGAAGGTCGATGCCTATGACGGCTGGACCACGGAGGGCCATGCCTGGTGGGAAGTGGGCACGCCGGAAGTGTCGGACAGCGCCAAGGTGCGGGCGGCCCATGAAGACTGGGAATCCACCCGGCCCAAACAGCGCAAAGGGATCTAA
- a CDS encoding class II fructose-bisphosphate aldolase, giving the protein MTLVTLSEVVQPALKGGYAVAGLVCLGWEDMRAYVAAAEAERAPVILQAGPSCREHTPLPVLGMMFRYLADSVDVPIVAHLDHGYTLEECREAIESGFSSVMFDGSRKTLTENIAETAAIAEMAHAAGVSCEGEIGFVGYSGGEMSAGTDPSEAAQFARETGVDAMAISVGNVHLQQDREGGLDEPRIRAIEALTEVPLVIHGGSGVPLAQREALAAGSSICKFNIGTELRMAFGAALHQAVTADPDRFDRVQILKETHDPVMDAARVAIRAVGASGRG; this is encoded by the coding sequence ATGACGCTTGTGACCTTGTCAGAGGTTGTGCAACCCGCGCTCAAGGGCGGCTATGCGGTGGCTGGCTTGGTCTGTCTGGGCTGGGAAGATATGCGCGCCTATGTGGCGGCGGCGGAAGCGGAGCGGGCACCGGTGATTTTGCAGGCCGGGCCAAGCTGCCGGGAGCATACTCCGCTGCCGGTTTTGGGGATGATGTTCAGGTATCTGGCTGACAGTGTCGATGTCCCCATCGTGGCGCATCTGGACCATGGATACACGCTCGAAGAGTGCCGAGAGGCGATCGAGTCTGGGTTCTCTTCTGTCATGTTTGATGGGTCTCGGAAGACCCTGACTGAGAATATTGCCGAGACCGCCGCGATTGCCGAAATGGCGCATGCGGCAGGCGTATCTTGCGAGGGCGAGATCGGCTTTGTCGGTTATTCCGGAGGCGAGATGTCAGCAGGCACCGACCCAAGCGAGGCGGCGCAGTTTGCCCGCGAAACGGGGGTCGACGCTATGGCGATCTCGGTCGGCAATGTGCATTTGCAACAAGATCGGGAAGGCGGTTTGGACGAGCCCCGCATCCGGGCGATTGAGGCGCTGACCGAGGTGCCCTTGGTGATCCATGGCGGATCGGGCGTGCCTTTGGCGCAGCGTGAGGCGCTGGCCGCCGGTTCCAGCATCTGCAAATTCAATATCGGGACGGAATTGCGCATGGCCTTTGGTGCCGCGCTGCACCAAGCGGTCACCGCAGATCCAGATCGGTTTGATCGGGTGCAGATTTTGAAAGAGACACATGATCCGGTGATGGACGCCGCGCGTGTGGCGATCCGGGCCGTTGGGGCCAGCGGGCGAGGGTAG